A window from Thermomonas aquatica encodes these proteins:
- a CDS encoding TFIIB-type zinc ribbon-containing protein, giving the protein MSNTTPPPVPPTGPGSPRDVPPLPGTFPVDPASLPEPIRDELQAPDPVAIDTASEELKDGANRCPKCGSTEIKQRPGTDLLVCLFCRNEWHGQRVEEEFGFGEGIDQLKGTVIASGARDIQADAASLMSFKCGGCGAEVTVNTETAMTARCHWCRHVFGVNEQVANGAVPDAVLPFHIKKDDAVARIRQFVDKRRLFALKAFKEQFTPENVVAVYLPYMIVDGNASADVAGHGEIKTREYTRGSDDNKKTYYDADVYQVQRHVDFTVDDLPLESSRERGNLNTRVNTNNIINTILPFDTKNAVKWNASYLNGITSEKRDLDVEELRPQLEDQLLSIARAQVEDSVNRYDRGVRWERERLDVHGTRWVSMYLPVWLYSYHQPGGNGGMLHYIAVNGRTGETMGSVPVQQWKLLAAAITVGTFLEGIALWIVGNSS; this is encoded by the coding sequence ATGTCGAACACCACGCCGCCGCCGGTGCCGCCCACCGGCCCTGGCTCGCCGCGGGACGTGCCGCCGTTGCCCGGGACTTTCCCGGTCGACCCGGCCAGCCTGCCCGAACCGATCCGCGATGAACTGCAGGCGCCGGATCCGGTCGCCATCGACACCGCATCCGAGGAGTTGAAGGACGGCGCCAACCGCTGCCCGAAATGCGGCTCCACCGAGATCAAGCAGCGGCCCGGCACCGATCTGCTGGTCTGCCTGTTCTGCCGCAACGAATGGCATGGGCAGCGGGTCGAGGAGGAATTCGGCTTCGGCGAGGGCATCGACCAGCTCAAGGGCACGGTGATCGCCTCCGGCGCGCGCGACATCCAGGCCGACGCCGCCAGCCTGATGAGCTTCAAGTGCGGCGGCTGCGGCGCGGAGGTGACGGTCAACACCGAAACCGCGATGACCGCGCGCTGCCACTGGTGCCGGCACGTGTTCGGCGTCAACGAACAGGTGGCGAACGGCGCGGTGCCGGACGCGGTGCTGCCGTTCCACATCAAGAAGGACGACGCGGTGGCGCGCATCCGCCAGTTCGTCGACAAGCGCCGGCTGTTCGCGCTGAAGGCCTTCAAGGAACAGTTCACCCCGGAGAACGTGGTCGCGGTCTACCTGCCGTACATGATCGTGGACGGCAACGCCAGCGCGGACGTCGCCGGCCATGGCGAGATCAAGACCCGCGAGTACACCCGCGGCAGCGACGACAACAAGAAGACCTACTACGACGCCGACGTCTACCAGGTGCAGCGGCACGTGGATTTCACCGTCGACGACCTGCCGCTGGAATCCTCGCGCGAACGCGGCAACCTCAACACCCGCGTCAACACCAACAACATCATCAACACCATCCTGCCGTTCGACACCAAGAACGCGGTGAAGTGGAACGCGTCCTACCTCAACGGCATCACTTCGGAGAAGCGCGACCTCGACGTCGAGGAACTGCGCCCGCAGCTGGAGGACCAGTTGCTGTCGATCGCGCGCGCGCAGGTCGAGGACTCGGTCAACCGCTACGACCGCGGCGTGCGCTGGGAACGCGAACGCCTGGACGTGCACGGCACCCGCTGGGTGTCGATGTACCTGCCGGTGTGGCTGTACTCCTACCACCAGCCCGGCGGCAACGGCGGCATGCTGCACTACATCGCGGTGAACGGCCGCACCGGCGAGACCATGGGCAGCGTGCCGGTGCAGCAGTGGAAGCTGCTCGCGGCGGCGATCACCGTCGGCACCTTCCTGGAAGGCATTGCACTCTGGATCGTGGGGAATTCGTCATGA
- a CDS encoding M20/M25/M40 family metallo-hydrolase, with translation MKSSLLAFAACLLAAGPVASQVPTGAMGPLRPDQQRFFALYKELVETDTTVTNGNCTRAAAQIAARLKAAGFADDQLVPFSVPEHPKEGGLVAVYPGTSATLKPLLLLAHIDVVAAKRADWVRDPFKLIEDNGYYYARGIADDKMMAATWADTLIRFRQAGYKPARTVKMALTCGEETDTAFNGAQYLANHRRELIDAAFALNEGGGGDTDGKGKIVAQSIQVGEKIYQDYRLVATNPGGHSSQPVRENAIYAMSEALLKIREHEFPAEFNDTTRVFFARAGAARKDAMGAAMVALAKDPGDARAAAVVNTDKGFHSMLRTTCVATMIDGGHAVNALPQRVESNVNCRIFPGHTPAETREALARVIGNPGIGIELARKDKPLATPPALDPAIIGPMEALSARYFPGVPVIPSISTGATDGLYLAAVGIPTYGVPGAWGDPDGNGAHGLNERLEVRSVYVGRDYLYDLVKALAE, from the coding sequence ATGAAGTCTTCGCTGCTTGCGTTCGCCGCGTGTTTGCTTGCCGCCGGCCCGGTGGCGTCGCAGGTGCCGACCGGCGCGATGGGGCCGCTGCGTCCCGACCAGCAGCGGTTCTTCGCGCTGTACAAGGAGCTGGTCGAAACCGACACCACGGTCACCAATGGCAACTGCACCCGGGCCGCCGCGCAGATCGCGGCGCGCCTGAAGGCGGCGGGTTTCGCCGATGACCAGCTGGTTCCGTTCTCGGTGCCGGAGCATCCGAAGGAAGGCGGGCTCGTCGCGGTGTATCCCGGCACTTCCGCCACCTTGAAGCCGTTGCTGCTGCTGGCCCATATCGACGTGGTCGCGGCCAAGCGCGCCGACTGGGTGCGCGACCCGTTCAAGCTCATCGAGGACAACGGCTACTACTACGCGCGCGGCATCGCCGACGACAAGATGATGGCGGCGACCTGGGCCGACACCCTGATCCGCTTCAGGCAGGCCGGTTACAAGCCGGCGCGCACGGTCAAGATGGCGCTGACCTGCGGCGAGGAAACCGATACCGCGTTCAACGGCGCGCAGTACCTGGCCAACCACAGGCGCGAACTGATCGACGCCGCGTTCGCGCTCAACGAGGGCGGCGGCGGGGACACCGACGGCAAGGGCAAGATCGTCGCGCAATCGATCCAGGTCGGCGAGAAGATCTACCAGGACTACAGGCTGGTCGCCACCAATCCCGGCGGGCACAGCTCGCAGCCGGTGCGCGAGAACGCGATCTACGCGATGTCCGAGGCCCTGCTGAAGATCCGCGAACATGAATTCCCGGCCGAGTTCAACGACACCACCCGGGTGTTCTTCGCGCGCGCCGGGGCCGCGCGCAAGGACGCGATGGGGGCGGCGATGGTGGCCCTGGCCAAGGATCCCGGCGACGCCAGGGCGGCGGCGGTGGTCAACACCGACAAGGGCTTCCATTCGATGCTGCGCACGACCTGCGTGGCCACGATGATCGATGGCGGCCATGCGGTGAATGCGTTGCCGCAGCGGGTCGAAAGCAACGTCAACTGCCGGATCTTCCCCGGCCATACCCCGGCCGAGACCAGGGAGGCGCTGGCGCGGGTGATCGGCAATCCCGGCATCGGCATCGAGCTGGCGCGCAAGGACAAGCCGCTGGCCACGCCGCCCGCGCTGGATCCGGCCATCATCGGCCCGATGGAAGCCTTGAGCGCGCGCTATTTCCCGGGCGTGCCGGTGATCCCGTCGATTTCCACCGGCGCCACCGACGGGCTGTACCTGGCGGCGGTCGGCATCCCGACCTACGGCGTTCCGGGCGCGTGGGGCGATCCCGACGGCAACGGCGCGCACGGCCTCAACGAACGGCTGGAAGTGCGTTCGGTCTATGTCGGCCGCGATTACCTGTACGACCTGGTCAAGGCCCTGGCGGAATAG
- a CDS encoding CPBP family intramembrane glutamic endopeptidase, translated as MPPVAPYSPEPARGWLPWAWLSPILLILFNALPVVALDGWMQSRHWSMANGDPIGLAGLHALLWIGFAPCLLLVLAWVRLVERRSMASIGLAGPAPLQAFLRGVAIGMLTIGLVVLAIVLAGGMRVAEVGAAWRSPDSLLQIGLLLLGFSFQASVEEVMFRGWLLSAVARRANTAWAVLLVSLAFCLLHYSPHQAPLVVAGTLLFSLFACVWALHSGNIWGVMGWHTGWNWLLATGFELPVTGIDAHLPALLVALRPQGSDALTGGAEGPEGSWLCSAFFIVAIVWMGWRRAKKSGSGRAPA; from the coding sequence ATGCCGCCTGTTGCCCCGTATTCGCCGGAACCCGCGCGCGGCTGGCTGCCGTGGGCCTGGCTGTCGCCGATCCTGTTGATCCTGTTCAACGCGCTGCCGGTGGTCGCGCTGGACGGCTGGATGCAATCGCGCCACTGGTCGATGGCGAACGGCGATCCGATCGGCCTGGCCGGCCTGCATGCGCTGCTGTGGATCGGGTTCGCGCCGTGTTTGCTGCTGGTGCTGGCCTGGGTGCGCCTGGTCGAGCGACGGTCGATGGCCAGCATCGGCCTGGCCGGTCCGGCACCGCTGCAGGCATTCCTGCGCGGCGTGGCGATCGGCATGCTCACGATCGGACTGGTCGTGCTGGCGATCGTGCTTGCCGGCGGCATGCGGGTGGCGGAGGTGGGCGCCGCCTGGCGGTCGCCGGACAGCCTGCTGCAGATCGGCCTGCTGCTGCTGGGCTTCAGCTTCCAGGCCAGCGTGGAGGAGGTGATGTTCCGCGGCTGGTTGCTGTCGGCGGTGGCGCGCAGGGCCAATACCGCGTGGGCGGTGCTGCTGGTGTCGCTGGCGTTCTGCCTCCTGCACTACAGCCCGCACCAGGCCCCGCTGGTCGTCGCCGGCACGCTGTTGTTCTCGCTGTTCGCCTGCGTGTGGGCGCTGCACAGCGGCAACATCTGGGGCGTGATGGGCTGGCACACGGGCTGGAACTGGCTGCTGGCGACCGGGTTCGAGTTGCCGGTGACCGGCATCGATGCGCACCTGCCGGCGCTGCTGGTGGCGCTGCGCCCGCAGGGCAGCGATGCCCTGACCGGCGGCGCGGAGGGGCCGGAAGGCAGCTGGCTGTGCAGCGCGTTCTTCATCGTCGCGATCGTCTGGATGGGCTGGCGGCGCGCGAAGAAAAGCGGGTCCGGACGCGCACCGGCTTGA
- the phaZ7 gene encoding extracellular native short-chain-length polyhydroxyalkanoate depolymerase PhaZ7, with amino-acid sequence MSRRIAAAGLVLAALWIGNAAALECGSNNGYTCTGTQNQYAGGFNPGVGYGGFGGGACTATRTPVVFIHGNGDSAISFDMPPGAVSGYSTPARSQYEELKAAGYNDCELFGVTYLSADERANPQINYHEPYTYNLLKNFIDKVKAYTGKPQVDIVAHSLGSSMALAMIKYKAYQGSVRRFVNIGGGIRGLQTCLYSGYQNPLAQTCNAEAYAYPYDYYTFGLYPSSGVAYYGYNRWTGSGSGSLRTLPASWGAIRFYTITAGLYDQVHCFTSNNAGTCPSGALFNPRSNVIAQVGVGFGSSAYAYDWDWSDGMPYNAGGGDNSRGVGHFRSLANTGLILRNMLTTTCTTGCASGYAGVNGPATNL; translated from the coding sequence ATGTCCCGGCGCATCGCGGCTGCCGGCCTCGTCCTGGCGGCGCTGTGGATCGGCAACGCGGCCGCGCTGGAATGCGGCAGCAACAACGGCTACACATGCACCGGGACGCAGAACCAGTACGCCGGCGGCTTCAATCCCGGCGTCGGCTATGGCGGCTTCGGCGGAGGCGCCTGTACCGCGACGAGAACCCCGGTGGTGTTCATCCACGGCAACGGCGACAGCGCCATCAGTTTCGACATGCCGCCCGGCGCGGTGTCCGGCTACAGCACGCCCGCGCGATCCCAATACGAGGAACTCAAGGCCGCGGGCTACAACGACTGCGAGCTGTTCGGCGTCACCTACCTGTCGGCGGACGAGCGCGCGAACCCGCAAATCAACTACCACGAGCCCTACACCTACAACCTGCTCAAGAACTTCATCGACAAGGTGAAGGCATACACCGGCAAGCCGCAGGTGGACATCGTGGCGCACTCGCTCGGCAGTTCGATGGCGCTGGCGATGATCAAGTACAAGGCCTACCAGGGCAGCGTGCGCCGCTTCGTCAACATCGGCGGCGGCATCCGCGGCCTGCAGACCTGCCTGTACAGCGGCTACCAGAATCCGCTGGCGCAGACCTGCAATGCCGAAGCCTATGCCTACCCCTACGACTACTACACCTTCGGGCTGTATCCGAGCAGCGGCGTGGCCTACTACGGCTACAACCGCTGGACCGGCAGCGGCAGCGGTTCGCTGCGCACCCTGCCCGCCAGCTGGGGCGCGATCCGCTTCTACACCATCACCGCCGGCCTCTACGACCAGGTGCACTGCTTCACCTCCAACAACGCCGGCACCTGCCCCAGCGGCGCCCTGTTCAATCCCCGCAGCAACGTGATCGCGCAGGTCGGCGTGGGCTTCGGCAGCAGCGCCTATGCATACGACTGGGACTGGAGCGACGGCATGCCCTACAACGCCGGCGGCGGCGACAACAGCCGGGGCGTCGGCCATTTCCGTTCACTCGCCAACACCGGCCTGATCCTGCGCAACATGCTGACCACGACCTGCACCACCGGCTGCGCCAGCGGCTATGCGGGCGTGAACGGACCGGCCACGAACCTCTGA
- a CDS encoding YybH family protein — translation MHAPNRFRIALLLCGGALAAGGAMAARPAASAGECFASAFESGDADAIAACYAEDAIIWFPGGSMAKGRAAIRDGFAHFLAGATVKDFQMTNIGQESVGDSRVSWGTYVIRMVDKASQAESVQTGRYTDVQKLVDGRWLYIVDHPSDDPAPPAK, via the coding sequence ATGCATGCACCCAACCGTTTCAGGATCGCCCTGCTGTTGTGCGGTGGAGCGCTGGCAGCGGGCGGCGCGATGGCGGCGAGGCCCGCGGCATCGGCCGGCGAGTGCTTCGCGAGCGCATTCGAGTCCGGCGATGCCGATGCGATCGCGGCCTGCTACGCCGAAGACGCGATCATCTGGTTCCCCGGTGGTTCGATGGCGAAGGGACGTGCCGCGATCCGCGACGGTTTCGCCCATTTCCTGGCTGGCGCCACCGTCAAGGACTTCCAGATGACGAACATCGGCCAGGAGAGCGTCGGCGACAGCCGGGTGTCATGGGGCACCTACGTCATCCGCATGGTCGACAAGGCCAGCCAGGCGGAATCGGTGCAGACCGGGCGCTACACCGACGTGCAAAAACTGGTCGACGGGCGCTGGCTGTACATCGTCGATCATCCGTCGGACGATCCCGCTCCCCCCGCGAAGTGA
- a CDS encoding alkaline phosphatase D family protein, with amino-acid sequence MPNVDRRHFLKLAAAMGATLAWGCASVHPSTSGWRERRELYPQGVASGDPDADSVLLWTRRPYADGRDSAMLIVEVAEDAAFTRVIATASAKVQAASDWTCRVLVGHLPPAGEYWYRFVDEAGNGSRIGRTLTAPADDDPRPAKFAFVSCQCLPEGYNNGYRRMIHEDENASREERLGFVLHLGDFIYEVVQYPDQVKNGRYDRKLTFPITFPKGKVVARNRFWVPDSLEDYRVCYKAYLLDPDLQDARARWPFVCVWDNHEISWNGWQSIQEFAGTDGWVPGQRLKVAGNQAWFEYQPARVLPPGSKLDTFNAPTVEDVLLKPGDFDDTGLGTEPNNLAAINSLIIYRALRWGRHIDLLLTDNRSFRSRDPGNHDEIGPLFEGDTLGFVPEELWAQLDAGRAYDGGHPPDKLSIGDRSVDNYVAKAAPQSMLGATQKAWFIDRLRNAKATWKVWGNSLGTLETRVDPQNLPPGIGNWKGKGYGLMTVYDWGSVFHERAEIYDAVRDAGMTGFAIVAGDRHSFWAGYAAKGLPPNAPFEPVGVSFVGGSMSSVGSAEANEYTQKKENNPTRALYIAEDKDGRPQATQNLTLRHGVRSAFAYAESKDVQKALAVRNPELAPHLTFVDNGGHGYATVRCDAEKMVTEFVCIPRPIARAPGNDGGPLRYRVRHEVPLWKAGEPPRMTQTVVEGDVGLSV; translated from the coding sequence ATGCCGAACGTCGACCGTCGCCACTTCCTGAAACTCGCCGCTGCCATGGGCGCGACCCTGGCCTGGGGCTGCGCCTCCGTGCATCCCTCGACAAGCGGTTGGCGCGAGCGTCGCGAGCTGTATCCGCAGGGCGTCGCCTCCGGCGATCCCGATGCCGACAGCGTGCTGCTGTGGACGCGTCGCCCGTATGCGGACGGGCGCGACAGCGCGATGCTGATCGTCGAAGTGGCGGAGGATGCGGCGTTCACCCGGGTGATCGCCACCGCCTCGGCGAAGGTGCAGGCGGCGTCCGACTGGACCTGCCGCGTGCTGGTCGGCCACCTGCCGCCGGCCGGCGAATACTGGTACCGCTTCGTCGACGAGGCGGGCAACGGCAGCCGCATCGGCCGCACGCTCACCGCACCCGCCGATGACGACCCGCGTCCGGCCAAGTTCGCCTTCGTCAGTTGCCAGTGCCTGCCCGAGGGCTACAACAACGGCTACCGGCGGATGATCCACGAAGACGAAAACGCCAGCCGCGAAGAACGCCTCGGCTTCGTGCTGCACCTGGGCGATTTCATCTACGAAGTCGTGCAGTACCCCGACCAGGTCAAGAACGGCCGCTACGATCGCAAGCTCACCTTCCCGATCACGTTTCCGAAGGGCAAGGTCGTCGCCAGGAACCGCTTCTGGGTGCCGGACTCGCTGGAGGATTACCGCGTCTGCTACAAGGCCTACCTGCTGGATCCGGACCTGCAGGACGCGCGCGCGCGCTGGCCGTTCGTCTGCGTCTGGGACAACCACGAGATCTCCTGGAACGGCTGGCAGTCGATCCAGGAATTCGCCGGCACCGACGGCTGGGTGCCCGGGCAGCGGTTGAAAGTGGCGGGCAACCAGGCCTGGTTCGAATACCAGCCGGCGCGCGTGCTCCCGCCCGGCTCGAAGCTGGACACCTTCAACGCGCCGACGGTCGAAGACGTGCTGCTCAAGCCCGGCGACTTCGACGACACCGGCCTGGGCACCGAGCCCAACAACCTGGCCGCGATCAACAGCCTGATCATCTATCGCGCCTTGCGCTGGGGCCGGCACATCGACCTGCTGCTGACCGACAACCGCAGCTTCCGCTCGCGCGATCCGGGCAACCACGACGAGATCGGTCCGCTGTTCGAAGGCGACACCCTCGGCTTCGTGCCCGAGGAACTGTGGGCGCAGCTCGATGCCGGCCGCGCGTACGACGGCGGCCACCCGCCCGACAAGCTCAGCATCGGCGACAGGAGCGTGGACAACTACGTGGCAAAGGCCGCACCGCAATCGATGCTGGGCGCGACGCAGAAGGCCTGGTTCATCGACAGGCTGCGCAATGCCAAGGCCACCTGGAAGGTCTGGGGCAATTCGCTGGGGACGCTGGAAACCCGCGTCGATCCGCAGAACCTGCCGCCCGGCATCGGCAACTGGAAGGGCAAGGGCTATGGCCTGATGACCGTCTACGACTGGGGCAGCGTGTTCCACGAGCGCGCGGAGATCTACGACGCCGTGCGCGATGCCGGCATGACCGGGTTCGCCATCGTCGCCGGCGACCGCCACAGCTTCTGGGCCGGCTACGCGGCCAAGGGCTTGCCGCCGAATGCGCCTTTCGAGCCGGTGGGCGTCAGCTTCGTGGGGGGCTCGATGAGTTCGGTCGGCAGCGCCGAGGCCAACGAGTACACCCAGAAGAAGGAGAACAATCCGACCCGCGCGCTGTACATCGCCGAAGACAAGGACGGCAGGCCGCAGGCCACGCAGAACCTGACGCTGCGCCACGGCGTGCGCTCGGCGTTCGCGTACGCCGAATCGAAGGACGTGCAGAAGGCGCTGGCGGTGCGCAATCCCGAGCTGGCGCCGCACCTGACCTTCGTGGACAACGGCGGCCACGGCTACGCCACCGTGCGCTGCGACGCCGAGAAGATGGTGACCGAGTTCGTCTGCATCCCGCGCCCGATCGCGCGCGCGCCCGGCAACGACGGCGGCCCGCTGCGTTACCGCGTCCGCCACGAAGTGCCGCTGTGGAAGGCCGGCGAGCCGCCGCGGATGACCCAGACGGTGGTGGAAGGCGACGTGGGCTTGTCGGTGTGA
- a CDS encoding serine hydrolase yields MKSLPLALATLLAISSPLFAGEGAVRVQDIDALVARHAALDMFSGSVIVADHGKVAYAGAYGQANKDHRIPNRLDTSYNIGSVGKIFTAVAIMQLAEAGKLRLDDTLAKYLPDYPFPEKDAITIRQLLNHSSGLGDYMEQDDYKRRMREIHTIADILPLIYAQKPLFPPGERFGYSNSGMVVLGAIVEKVSGLSYPDYLQRHIFGPAGMRDSHLAQEDDLLANRAIGYLPNPEGGYRANLREIMPASADGGLHTTAPDLLRFDQAIGGNVLLRADSRQQMLTPTGPVPFYASGWFTKRVDGHLAVGHGGGAPGINAEFRRYPDDGVTVIVLSNYDMGATPLAEDIEKSLFGLPYTLPTQVDADYARAEQFIEQGHAPAALAILDRLAGGEQPHLPALYAGAKLRIGGKVELEQAVTALTRYIELAAADAQPSRAAAWWRKGNAYELIGKTAEARKSYEAALRLDPDDEQVRKSLQQLH; encoded by the coding sequence ATGAAATCCCTCCCGCTTGCCCTGGCCACCTTGCTGGCCATCTCTTCCCCGCTGTTCGCCGGCGAGGGCGCCGTGCGGGTGCAGGACATCGACGCGCTGGTCGCACGCCATGCGGCACTGGACATGTTCTCCGGCAGCGTGATCGTCGCCGACCACGGCAAGGTCGCGTATGCCGGCGCCTACGGCCAGGCCAACAAGGATCACCGGATCCCGAACCGGCTGGACACCAGTTACAACATCGGCTCGGTCGGCAAGATCTTCACGGCGGTGGCCATCATGCAACTGGCCGAGGCCGGCAAGCTGCGGCTGGACGACACGCTCGCGAAGTACCTGCCCGACTATCCCTTCCCGGAGAAGGATGCGATCACCATCCGGCAACTGCTCAACCACTCCTCCGGCCTGGGCGACTACATGGAGCAAGACGACTACAAGCGCAGGATGCGCGAGATCCACACCATCGCCGACATCCTGCCGCTGATCTACGCGCAAAAGCCGCTGTTCCCGCCCGGCGAACGCTTCGGCTATTCGAATTCCGGCATGGTCGTGCTGGGCGCTATCGTCGAAAAGGTGAGCGGCCTGAGCTACCCCGACTACCTGCAGCGGCACATCTTCGGCCCCGCCGGGATGCGGGACAGCCATCTCGCGCAGGAAGACGACCTGCTGGCGAACCGCGCCATCGGCTACCTGCCCAACCCGGAGGGCGGCTACCGCGCGAACCTGCGCGAGATCATGCCGGCATCGGCCGATGGCGGACTGCACACGACGGCGCCGGACTTGCTGCGCTTCGACCAGGCGATCGGCGGCAATGTCCTGCTCCGCGCCGACAGCCGCCAGCAGATGCTGACGCCGACCGGCCCCGTCCCCTTCTATGCCAGCGGCTGGTTCACCAAGCGCGTCGACGGGCATCTTGCCGTCGGCCATGGCGGCGGCGCACCGGGCATCAATGCCGAATTCCGCCGTTACCCGGACGATGGCGTCACGGTGATCGTGCTGTCCAACTACGACATGGGCGCGACGCCGCTGGCCGAGGACATCGAGAAATCGCTGTTCGGCCTGCCCTACACGCTGCCCACCCAGGTCGATGCCGACTACGCGCGCGCCGAGCAGTTCATCGAGCAGGGCCATGCGCCTGCCGCACTGGCCATCCTGGACCGCCTCGCCGGCGGCGAACAGCCGCACCTGCCCGCGCTCTACGCCGGCGCCAAGCTGCGCATCGGCGGCAAGGTCGAGCTGGAGCAGGCAGTGACCGCGCTGACCCGCTACATCGAACTCGCCGCCGCCGATGCCCAGCCATCGCGCGCAGCCGCATGGTGGCGCAAGGGCAATGCGTATGAGCTGATCGGCAAGACCGCCGAGGCAAGGAAGAGCTACGAAGCGGCGCTGCGGCTGGATCCGGACGACGAACAGGTGCGGAAGTCGCTGCAACAGTTGCACTGA
- a CDS encoding transposase, whose translation MPRPLRIDFPGIPQHVIQRGNDRQPCFFDDADYLCYRSELRDMARREGCAVHAYVLMTNHVHLLLTPLQPGAVARTMQSLGRRYVRYINATYGRTGTLWEGRYKASLVGDGDYLLRCHRYIELNPLRAGMVADPCDYRWSSHRALAFGEADPLITPHTDYLALAATPTARQHRYRAMVMDTVDPDDVEAIRLHLRRQHPYGSERFRQAIEAQLGRIVGPQKIGRPRKMGVRKRGSESTFYLISEKVDSDPRFPPDL comes from the coding sequence ATGCCCCGCCCGCTCCGCATCGACTTCCCCGGCATCCCGCAACATGTCATCCAGCGCGGCAACGACAGGCAACCCTGCTTCTTCGACGATGCCGACTACCTGTGTTATCGCAGTGAGCTGCGTGACATGGCACGGCGTGAAGGCTGTGCAGTGCACGCCTACGTGCTGATGACCAACCATGTGCACCTGCTGCTGACACCGCTGCAGCCGGGCGCGGTGGCCAGGACGATGCAATCGCTCGGACGCCGCTACGTTCGCTACATCAATGCGACGTACGGACGCACAGGAACGCTGTGGGAAGGACGTTACAAGGCCAGCCTGGTGGGCGATGGCGACTACCTGTTGCGTTGCCACCGCTACATCGAACTGAATCCGCTGCGGGCGGGCATGGTCGCCGACCCATGCGACTACCGCTGGTCCAGCCACCGCGCCTTGGCCTTCGGCGAGGCGGATCCGCTCATCACGCCACATACCGACTACCTGGCGCTCGCGGCCACGCCCACTGCACGCCAGCACCGCTATCGCGCGATGGTGATGGACACCGTCGATCCAGACGACGTTGAGGCGATCCGCCTGCATCTACGCCGCCAGCATCCCTACGGTTCGGAGCGCTTCCGGCAGGCCATCGAAGCGCAACTCGGCCGCATTGTCGGCCCGCAGAAGATCGGACGACCGAGGAAAATGGGGGTCAGAAAACGGGGGTCAGAGTCGACTTTCTACCTGATCTCTGAAAAAGTCGACTCTGACCCCCGTTTTCCCCCTGATCTCTGA